In Carya illinoinensis cultivar Pawnee chromosome 6, C.illinoinensisPawnee_v1, whole genome shotgun sequence, a single genomic region encodes these proteins:
- the LOC122312401 gene encoding phospholipase A2-alpha-like, with product MVPYDSLKFAHLLSCSLIVLNLFCVPVHALNIGVRAAGAAVTVGKDCSRKCESDFCSVPPFLRYGKYCGLLYSGCPGEKPCDGLDACCMKHDACVQAKNNDYLSQECSQNFLNCMANFKKSGGQTFNGNRCLVDEVIDVISVVMEAALLAGRYLHKP from the exons ATGGTTCCATACGATTCATTGAAGTTCGCCCATCTCCTCTCATGCTCCCTCATTGTCCTCAACCTTTTCTGTGTTCCCGTCCATGCCCTTAACATCGGCGTTCGAGCTGCAGGTGCTGCTGTCACTGTG GGCAAAGATTGCAGTAGGAAATGCGAGTCAGACTTCTGCTCAG TTCCTCCATTTCTAAGATATGGTAAGTACTGTGGGCTCTTATACAGTGGATGCCCTGGGGAGAAACCTTGTGATGGTCTCGACGCTTGCTGCATGAAGCATGATGCTTGTGTGCAAGCTAAAAACA ATGACTATCTAAGCCAAGAATGCAGCCAAAACTTCCTCAACTGTATGGCTAACTTCAAAAAATCCGGAGGCCAAACATTTAACGGGAACAGATGTCTAGTTGACGAGGTTATTGATGTTATTTCTGTTGTCATGGAAGCTGCTTTACTTGCTGGAAGATATCTTCATAAGCCATAA